Proteins found in one Rhodoflexus caldus genomic segment:
- a CDS encoding chromophore lyase CpcT/CpeT, whose translation MKLKKLIVALLSSMTVLQAVAQKTKPSLQQELDTMMVWFTGEFDNFQQVWMEKRDSVKPDLMHEHIHSIFAPVQVPAFGKHVFYVKQYMDGNPKKIYRQRLYSFGIDAVEKAIRLDIYSFPVDSLYYDAHLQPEKLRNLSPEQLITTPGCGVFWKRNGDHFIGYMKPKACNVVSKRTGKRIYITDSLKLTRDEIWIRDEAEDEDGNYVFGHKGKIPHMLKRSVYYSAWMVVQNPLKQNEYFTMRNLRLHNQGDKVRFVTEKGEPTKYWLELSEVVYGKDLNVLKLAIYEDGKPEAIAYTWGNTDAKRLGINMRSLQAGVTLETKK comes from the coding sequence ATGAAACTGAAAAAACTGATAGTTGCCCTGCTTAGCTCAATGACTGTTTTACAGGCAGTTGCACAAAAAACGAAGCCTTCGCTTCAACAAGAGTTAGACACGATGATGGTTTGGTTCACGGGCGAGTTTGACAACTTCCAACAAGTATGGATGGAAAAACGCGACTCGGTAAAGCCTGACCTGATGCATGAACACATTCATTCTATTTTCGCACCGGTGCAAGTGCCCGCATTTGGCAAGCATGTATTCTACGTAAAACAATACATGGACGGCAACCCCAAAAAAATATACCGGCAACGCCTGTACAGCTTTGGCATTGATGCAGTGGAGAAAGCCATCCGATTAGATATTTACAGTTTTCCTGTGGATAGCCTCTATTATGACGCGCACCTGCAACCCGAAAAACTCCGCAACCTCAGCCCCGAACAACTCATCACTACGCCCGGCTGCGGTGTATTTTGGAAACGCAACGGCGACCACTTTATTGGTTACATGAAGCCGAAAGCCTGCAATGTAGTTTCTAAACGCACCGGCAAACGCATCTACATCACCGACAGCCTGAAACTCACCCGCGATGAAATCTGGATTCGCGATGAAGCGGAAGATGAGGATGGCAATTATGTATTCGGACACAAAGGCAAAATTCCACACATGCTGAAACGCTCTGTTTATTATTCTGCGTGGATGGTAGTGCAAAATCCGCTCAAACAAAATGAATACTTCACCATGCGCAACCTGCGCCTGCACAACCAAGGCGATAAAGTACGTTTTGTTACCGAAAAAGGCGAACCGACCAAATACTGGCTGGAACTGTCGGAGGTGGTGTACGGCAAAGACCTGAATGTTCTTAAATTGGCCATCTACGAAGACGGCAAGCCCGAAGCCATTGCCTACACATGGGGCAACACCGACGCCAAGCGCTTAGGTATCAATATGCGAAGTTTGCAGGCAGGCGTTACATTGGAAACCAAGAAGTAA